A portion of the Caenorhabditis elegans chromosome III genome contains these proteins:
- the set-3 gene encoding SET domain-containing protein 3 (Confirmed by transcript evidence), producing MVEVPSFRSNEHFPQLCDKVTVKWDKKRGRFVEAIEDIPIGTVVCVETGITVNVDPQNCYRCLKITENASFAYCKNCEEFYEPDEIACGEFDELGIFKLAAHLVFSYPFADIASLVQSSDPEPPSCAPKALSTQDIEAIFQLTPFPEIGEAFKAPAIQNAIKRIVESLETDENWGRLDQISRTMTFTKALRIMAERSAKNAHTIYSIEQIESQEDNLPMATGLFPISSIFNHSCTPNISGFFVRNTFIFVSQGVRAREELLDSYGVTYHQHTFEQRTNFLASVSGFICHCESCFKMKSLKVLEKPKKYPETIATNASCFTDITSYTENIPRGSKELENLIIAFARRPDSETYTELIFQFWKKFVENAKFRGITYDPYLVRPYVEMTILAWNKEVGCENEEKMSLLIVTHRLLRNCYVDLHPLSELVVKLVNVVANQNADEINRTLEKLKLRARMLWKYSEQSEDL from the exons ATGGTGGAAGTTCCGTCTTTTCGGTCAAATGAACATTTCCCACAGCTCTGCGACAAAGTCACGGTCAAATGGGACAAAAAACGTGGAAGATTTGTAGAAGCAATCGAAGATATTCCTATTGGAACTGTTGTCTGTGTGGAAACGGGAATCACCGTGAACGTTGATCCACAAAATTGTTATCgatgtctgaaaataaccGAAAATGCGTCATTTGC atactGCAAAAACTGCGAGGAGTTTTACGAGCCAGACGAAATAGCTTGTGGAGAATTTGATGAGCtcggaattttcaaactcgCTGCGCATCTGGTGTTTTCTTACCCTTTTGCGGATATTGCATCGCTTGTTCAATCGAGTGATCCAG aaccaCCAAGTTGTGCCCCGAAAGCACTTTCCACTCAGGATATTGAAGCAATCTTCCAGTTGACACCGTTTCCAGAAATTGGAGAAGCTTTCAAAGCGCCGGCGATtcaaaatgcaataaaaagaATAGTGGAATCATTAGAAACT GATGAAAATTGGGGAAGATTGGATCAAATTAGTCGAACAATGACATTTACAAAAGCTTTGAGAATAATGGCCGAaagatctgcaaaaaatgcacACACAATATACAGCATTGAACAAATAGAAAGCCA aGAAGACAATCTACCGATGGCTACtggacttttcccaatttcgtcgatttttaATCATTCCTGCACTCCAAATATTTCTGGATT ctTTGTCCGGAACACGTTCATCTTTGTCAGCCAGGGAGTTCGAGCAAGAGAGGAGCTTCTTGATAGCTATGGAGTCACATATCATCAACATACTTTTGAGCAGAGAACT aatttccttGCAAGTGTATCAGGATTCATTTGTCATTGCGAATCgtgtttcaaaatgaaaagctTGAAGGTACTcgaaaaacccaaaaagtATCCTGAAACTATTGCGACGAATGCAAGTTGCTTTACCGACATCACAAGTTACACTGAGAATATACCACGTGGATCGAAGGAACTTGAGAACTTGATCATTGCATTCGCTCGGAGACCCGATTCAGAAACCTACAcggaattgatttttcaattttggaagaagtttgtggaaaatgcgaaatttcgTGGAATCACTTATGATCCATATTTGG tacgTCCCTATGTCGAGATGACGATACTTGCATGGAACAAGGAGGTCGGATgcgaaaatgaagaaaaaatgtcACTTTTAATAGTAACTCATCGACTTCTTCGGAATTGCTATGTTGATTTACATCCACTCTCGGA gctcGTCGTCAAACTCGTCAATGTCGTTGCCAATCAGAATGCTGACGAAATTAACAGAACgctagaaaaactgaaattacgAGCAAGAATGCTGTGGAAATACTCGGAACAATCAGAGGATCTTTGA
- the set-3 gene encoding SET domain-containing protein 3 (Confirmed by transcript evidence): protein MVEVPSFRSNEHFPQLCDKVTVKWDKKRGRFVEAIEDIPIGTVVCVETGITVNVDPQNCYRCLKITENASFAYCKNCEEFYEPDEIACGEFDELGIFKLAAHLVFSYPFADIASLVQSSDPEPPSCAPKALSTQDIEAIFQLTPFPEIGEAFKAPAIQNAIKRIVESLETDENWGRLDQISRTMTFTKALRIMAERSAKNAHTIYSIEQIESQEDNLPMATGLFPISSIFNHSCTPNISGFFVRNTFIFVSQGVRAREELLDSYGVTYHQHTFEQRTNFLASVSGFICHCESCFKMKSLKVLEKPKKYPETIATNASCFTDITSYTENIPRGSKELENLIIAFARRPDSETYTELIFQFWKKFVENAKFRGITYDPYLVRPYVEMTILAWNKEVGCENEEKMSLLIVTHRLLRNCYVDLHPLSEYVRYYGDAEKNFGSSSNSSMSLPIRMLTKLTER, encoded by the exons ATGGTGGAAGTTCCGTCTTTTCGGTCAAATGAACATTTCCCACAGCTCTGCGACAAAGTCACGGTCAAATGGGACAAAAAACGTGGAAGATTTGTAGAAGCAATCGAAGATATTCCTATTGGAACTGTTGTCTGTGTGGAAACGGGAATCACCGTGAACGTTGATCCACAAAATTGTTATCgatgtctgaaaataaccGAAAATGCGTCATTTGC atactGCAAAAACTGCGAGGAGTTTTACGAGCCAGACGAAATAGCTTGTGGAGAATTTGATGAGCtcggaattttcaaactcgCTGCGCATCTGGTGTTTTCTTACCCTTTTGCGGATATTGCATCGCTTGTTCAATCGAGTGATCCAG aaccaCCAAGTTGTGCCCCGAAAGCACTTTCCACTCAGGATATTGAAGCAATCTTCCAGTTGACACCGTTTCCAGAAATTGGAGAAGCTTTCAAAGCGCCGGCGATtcaaaatgcaataaaaagaATAGTGGAATCATTAGAAACT GATGAAAATTGGGGAAGATTGGATCAAATTAGTCGAACAATGACATTTACAAAAGCTTTGAGAATAATGGCCGAaagatctgcaaaaaatgcacACACAATATACAGCATTGAACAAATAGAAAGCCA aGAAGACAATCTACCGATGGCTACtggacttttcccaatttcgtcgatttttaATCATTCCTGCACTCCAAATATTTCTGGATT ctTTGTCCGGAACACGTTCATCTTTGTCAGCCAGGGAGTTCGAGCAAGAGAGGAGCTTCTTGATAGCTATGGAGTCACATATCATCAACATACTTTTGAGCAGAGAACT aatttccttGCAAGTGTATCAGGATTCATTTGTCATTGCGAATCgtgtttcaaaatgaaaagctTGAAGGTACTcgaaaaacccaaaaagtATCCTGAAACTATTGCGACGAATGCAAGTTGCTTTACCGACATCACAAGTTACACTGAGAATATACCACGTGGATCGAAGGAACTTGAGAACTTGATCATTGCATTCGCTCGGAGACCCGATTCAGAAACCTACAcggaattgatttttcaattttggaagaagtttgtggaaaatgcgaaatttcgTGGAATCACTTATGATCCATATTTGG tacgTCCCTATGTCGAGATGACGATACTTGCATGGAACAAGGAGGTCGGATgcgaaaatgaagaaaaaatgtcACTTTTAATAGTAACTCATCGACTTCTTCGGAATTGCTATGTTGATTTACATCCACTCTCGGAGTATGTTCGATATTATGGAgacgcagaaaaaaattttg gctcGTCGTCAAACTCGTCAATGTCGTTGCCAATCAGAATGCTGACGAAATTAACAGAACgctag
- the bud-31 gene encoding Protein BUD31 homolog (Confirmed by transcript evidence), whose product MSLATKLRRVRKSPPEGWDLIEPTLEQFEAKMREAETEPHEGKRKTEINWPIFRIHHQRSRYVYDMYYKKAEISRELYEFCLTAKFADAALIAKWKKQGYENLCCVKCVNTRDSNFGTACICRVPKSKLDAERVIECVHCGCHGCSG is encoded by the exons atgtCACTGGCCACTAAACTACGAAGAGTTCGAAAGTCTCCACCAGAGGGATGGGATTTGATCGAGCCCACACTAGAACAGTTCGAA gCGAAAATGCGTGAAGCCGAAACAGAACCACACGAAGGAAagcgaaaaactgaaattaactGGCCGATTTTCAG aattcATCACCAACGATCACGATACGTCTATGACATGTACTACAAGAAAGCTGAAATTTCCCGTGAATTGTACGAATTCTGCTTAACCGCCAAGTTCGCTGACGCAGCACTTATCGCGAAATGGAAGAAGCAAGGATACGAGAACCTGTGTTGCGTTAAATGTGTGAATACTCGAGACAGTAATTTCGGCACTGCGTGCATCTGTCGAGTTCCAAAAAGCAAACTTGATGCGGAGCGTGTTATCGAATGCGTTCATTGTGGATGTCATGGTTGCTCTGGATGA